In the Naumovozyma dairenensis CBS 421 chromosome 4, complete genome genome, one interval contains:
- the NDAI0D00950 gene encoding uncharacterized protein (similar to Saccharomyces cerevisiae YGL082W and YPL191C; ancestral locus Anc_6.195), translating to MKIATQLTDLGLQYILTILENESYAILFRNDHFSTIWKTNDELYSLVTDLGFKRRENIVWQKIKSVDGSQDIFCDGMFEPIKFTEEQEQEQEQGQEEEEDTSRRTLNEEEIHQIENDELLAKQLQEDEDHHIGNTQKEKKIREKSNRKQQIKVMYQYQNRITKNKMNCGQKKK from the coding sequence ATGAAAATAGCAACACAATTGACAGATTTGGgattacaatatatattaacaattttagaaaatgaatcatACGCAATCTTATTTAGAAATGatcatttttcaacaatttgGAAGACAAACGACgaattatattcattagtTACCGACTTGGGGTTCAAAAGACGTGAAAACATTGTTTGgcaaaaaattaaatcagTAGATGGCTCTCAAGATATTTTCTGCGATGGAATGTTTGAACCAATAAAATTCacagaagaacaagaacaagaacaagaacaaggacaagaagaagaagaagatacCTCAAGGCGAACTTTAAATGAAGAGgaaattcatcaaattgaaaatgatgaattattagcGAAACAATTgcaagaagatgaagaccACCACATCGGTAATACTcagaaggaaaaaaaaattcgaGAAAAATCAAACAGAAAACAGCAAATAAAAGTCATGTATCAATACCAAAATCGcataacaaaaaacaaaatgaacTGCGGccagaaaaaaaagtaa
- the NDAI0D00960 gene encoding uncharacterized protein, whose product MSETKEETPSMLHVDSTAVYSSSSTPSNNKQKEQMLELENILIREEEKVNANDDAINLPELTEDKQQVNIKKQESSSEEVVTTNITSKDIETFTDCTETGETQKHRPSRRFDTKKNETGKKIVSGRWKISKVTKEKNGSSSSNNKKLKRRN is encoded by the coding sequence ATGTCtgaaacaaaagaagaaacacCAAGTATGCTACATGTGGATTCAACTGCAGTCTACAGCTCAAGTTCAACACCAAGTAATAACAAACAAAAGGAACAGATGCTTGAGCTAGAAAATATACTTATTCGTGAGGAAGAAAAAGTGAATgctaatgatgatgctaTAAATTTACCAGAACTAACGGAAGACAAACAACAAgtgaatataaaaaaacaagaaagtTCAAGCGAAGAGGTTGTTACAACGAACATCACAtcaaaagatattgaaacatTTACAGATTGTACAGAGACTGGGGAAACTCAAAAGCACAGACCATCGAGAAGATTCGACACAAAGAAAAACGAAactggaaaaaaaattgtgtCTGGTCGTTGGAAAATAAGTAAAGTTactaaagaaaagaatggtagtagtagtagtaataataaaaaattaaaaaggAGAAATTAA
- the RSA1 gene encoding Rsa1p (similar to Saccharomyces cerevisiae RSA1 (YPL193W); ancestral locus Anc_6.198): MDYGNNNNNNNFYYGNNNNFNNGSVRPNLPQPTSSGTLNKGTVSDEVQNPSTYTSSQYSQYPINNLNNNNVVSYQQLPQMRAYQPRPQPFQNNQYHPYHPNLQGFPPTAPLSPFQQMIPPMGAPFQPQPQPQPPHYMNGDNQWNLNQPGDNRFRNRNVRTRTKRDEPINYDEDEDDANNNNEEEQSILNQENTTVEKIQKQMKRTEPISYEDPITYNNTMDSNINSSSNRTDKENAIESKSNHNHIVITNDNGKNFDRVSSRDNNNKKRDLTNEHGEGTNTIITGKKRKTEESVPKEGREKVTVSTNFIPVISGNIKKKVVVTNLGNDNANDRNNDSDGDDDDDYDDLKDGKSNPTTIPGTSITLLTEEDIEKWREERRKMWLLKISNNKIKHMASMGIKEDELKKQKSILNESKKDNRFIQSIQNQVNRFHPQVNLNIKLVQREMAKDNLKLLEFIKELGDSGLLEYELSQEEKDKLFGGDKADNQRGYNNKNTHYNNKDNNAFRNNKRPLPRQSRYDTKTDNSNMKGEQ; the protein is encoded by the coding sequence ATGGACTATggtaataacaacaataacaacaacttCTATTATggtaacaataacaattttaataatggaTCTGTAAGACCGAACTTGCCTCAACCGACCTCATCGGGAACATTAAATAAAGGTACAGTATCTGATGAAGTACAGAACCCATCCACATATACTTCTTCACAGTATTCTCAATatccaataaataatttgaacaataataatgttgtTTCTTATCAACAACTACCACAAATGCGAGCATATCAACCACGTCCACAACCTTTCCAAAACAATCAATATCATCCATATCATCCGAACTTACAAGGATTCCCTCCTACAGCTCCTCTTTCCCCCTTCCAACAAATGATACCCCCAATGGGGGCTCCATTCCAACCTCAGCCTCAACCTCAACCTCCACACTATATGAATGGTGATAATCAATGGAATCTCAATCAACCAGGTGATAATAGATTTAGGAATCGAAATGTAAGAACACGTACAAAAAGAGATGAACCAATAAACtatgatgaagatgaagatgatgcGAACAATAACAACGAGGAAGAACAATCAATATtgaatcaagaaaatacaACTGTGGAAAAAATACagaaacaaatgaaaagaaCTGAGCCCATAAGTTATGAAGATCCGATAAcgtataataatactatgGATAGCAATATTAATAGCAGTAGTAATAGAAcagataaagaaaatgctATAGAAAGTAAGTCAAACCATAATCATATCGTTATCACAAACGACAATGGTAAGAATTTTGACCGTGTTTCATCTAGggacaataataataagaaacgAGATTTGACAAACGAACATGGAGAGGGAACTAATACCATCATTACGGGAAAGAAACGTAAAACTGAAGAATCTGTACCGAAGGAAGGGCGAGAAAAGGTGACAGTATCAACGAACTTCATTCCTGTTATCTCCGGaaatataaagaagaaagtggTGGTAACTAATCTAGGTAATGACAATGCTAACGATCGCAACAATGATTctgatggtgatgatgatgatgattatgatgatttaaaaGATGGGAAGAGCAATCCTACAACCATTCCTGGAACGTCAATTACTTTATTaactgaagaagatattgaaaaatggagAGAGgaaagaaggaaaatgtggttattaaagatttcaaataataaaataaaacatatgGCAAGTATGGGgattaaagaagatgaattgaaaaaacagaaaagtattttaaatgaatcaaaaaaagataatagATTTATTCAAAGTATTCAAAATCAAGTTAATAGATTCCATCCTCAAgttaatttgaatattaagTTGGTACAAAGAGAAATGGCAAAggataatttgaaattactAGAATTCATCAAAGAGTTGGGTGACTCAGGATTATTAGAATATGAATTATCtcaagaagagaaagataAATTGTTTGGTGGTGATAAAGCTGATAATCAAAGAGGGTACAATAACAAGAATACacattataataataaagataataatgcatttagaaataataaacgACCACTTCCTAGACAATCTAGGTATGATACTAAAACGgataatagtaatatgAAAGGAGagcaataa
- the NAB3 gene encoding Nab3p (similar to Saccharomyces cerevisiae NAB3 (YPL190C); ancestral locus Anc_6.193): MPVTEDQMYSPTPYDGGDNQNENEDQQIETLEDDSNSENFKQSNQSNQKEEISNEDALESNDNTDANPKNNDDKDDEDEDEDDGDDDDDDDDASDLYKEDDNEEKTQAIDTADEAESVLELQSDSESEHASENDDKNNEEDVDDDDEEEEEEEDDNAKNDAGSSQSDDEKESLEHNDSNNEDESTESTKESSSSSDEEEDKQEIQNTKIESSISSNISNLDADVDQNLLQKQANYIIESGMLDRAEFKSLDERQKLTAILTMLNSNPATKLTMPQETAPVESQIYDTTSNINQQHQKQERKLTPAEKRRLAPRPDLTRPMTQEERERYSAYLRGENKITEMHNIPLKSRLFIGNLPLKNVSKEDLFRIFSPYGHILQINIKNAYGFIQYNNPQSVKDAIELESNEMNFSKKLILEVSSSNSRPQFDHGDHGTNNSTTFISSSKRPFDNADEDDGGDMYSDGSAKKSKRRTPACVIYVKKVADRGYANEVFKRFRNSTGLETDMIFLRQGMDLRKLVNDAAYDGVWGVVFLNKSRNVDIQTFYKGPRGETKFDEYINVSLDDTISIFTSLKNGTGPTGHQLPMPNNAKNAYGYNQPIQPMGTAQGPPPPPQQQQQQQQQGYYPGYGMQAPPQQQQNAYVQQGYGIPQAPQQQQSDYNQMNQGYGRYQGNMSGVPPVQNQMNQSYGRYQNPNMQPLSQQQQQPVQPVQMTPPVQTNQQNQLTSLFRR, translated from the coding sequence ATGCCAGTCACAGAAGACCAAATGTATTCTCCTACACCTTATGATGGGGGTGATAATCagaatgaaaatgaagatcAACAAATAGAAACTCTTGAAGATGATAGCAATagtgaaaattttaaacAAAGTAATCAAAGTAATCAAAAGGAGGAGATTTCGAATGAAGACGCTCTTGaatctaatgataatactgATGCTAATCCaaagaataatgatgacaaagacgatgaagatgaagatgaagatgacggtgacgatgacgatgacgatgacgatgcAAGTGACCTATACAAAGAAGATgacaatgaagaaaaaacgCAAGCCATCGATACTGCTGATGAAGCAGAATCCGTACTTGAACTTCAATCTGACTCTGAGTCTGAACATGCTAGCgagaatgatgataaaaataatgaagaagatgttgatgatgatgatgaggaggaggaggaggaggaggatGACAATGCGAAAAACGATGCAGGTTCAAGTCAATCAGAcgatgaaaaagaaagtttGGAACACAATGATAGCAATAACGAAGATGAATCCACTGAATCTACAAAGGAATCGTCTTCCTcttctgatgaagaagaagacaaaCAAGAAATACAAAACACTAAAATTGAGTCCTCAATAAgttcaaatatatcaaatttaGATGCAGACGTCgatcaaaatttattacaaaaacaagcaaattatattatagaGAGTGGGATGCTAGATCGTGCAGAGtttaaatcattagatGAAAGACAAAAATTAACCGCCATTTTAACGAtgttaaattcaaatccaGCTACAAAATTAACTATGCCACAGGAGACGGCACCGGTAGAATCACAAATATACGATACAACTAGTAATATCAACCAACAACATCAAAAACaggaaagaaaattgaCGCCTGCCGAAAAGAGAAGATTGGCTCCAAGACCAGATTTGACTAGACCAATGACACAAGAAGAACGTGAAAGATATAGTGCATATTTACGTggtgaaaataaaattacaGAAATGCATAACATCCCATTAAAATCGAGACTTTTCATTGGGAATTtaccattgaaaaatgtctCCAAGGAAGATTTATTTAGAATCTTCTCTCCATATGGacatattttacaaatcaatatcaaaaacGCTTACGGtttcattcaatataataacCCTCAAAGTGTTAAAGATGCCATAGAATTGGaatcaaatgaaatgaatttTAGTAAGAAGTTGATCTTGGAAGTTTCAAGTTCGAATAGTCGTCCACAATTCGATCATGGTGATCATGGtacaaataatagtacTACTTTCAtctcttcttcaaaacGTCCATTTGATAATgcagatgaagatgatggaGGAGATATGTATTCAGATGGTAGTGCTAAGAAATCTAAAAGACGTACTCCAGCATGCGTTATTTACGTTAAGAAAGTAGCAGATCGTGGTTATGCAAACGAAGTCTTCAaaagatttagaaataGTACAGGTTTGGAAACTGATATGATATTCTTGAGACAAGGAATGGATTTGAGAAAATTAGTCAATGATGCTGCATATGATGGTGTTTGGGGTGTAGTCTTTCTCAATAAGAGCCGTAATGTAGATATCCAAACATTCTATAAAGGTCCACGTGGTGAAActaaatttgatgaatacATTAACGTTTCTTTAGACGATACAATCTCGATCTTCACTAGTCTAAAGAATGGCACTGGTCCTACTGGTCATCAATTGCCAATGCCCAACAATGCAAAAAATGCTTACGGATATAATCAACCAATTCAGCCAATGGGTACTGCACAAGGTCCTCCCCCGCCAccacaacagcaacagcaacagcaacagcaagGGTATTATCCAGGATACGGTATGCAAGCACCTCCacagcaacaacagaaTGCATATGTGCAGCAAGGATATGGAATACCTCAAGCaccacaacaacagcaatCAGATTATAATCAAATGAATCAGGGATATGGTCGTTATCAAGGTAATATGAGTGGGGTTCCACCtgttcaaaatcaaatgaatcaatCGTATGGGCGTTATCAAAATCCTAATATGCAACCTTTATCtcaacagcagcagcaaccAGTACAACCAGTACAAATGACACCACCTGTCCAAACGAATcaacaaaatcaattaaCTTCTTTATTTAGGAGGTAA
- the SUN4 gene encoding putative glucosidase SUN4 (similar to Saccharomyces cerevisiae SIM1 (YIL123W) and SUN4 (YNL066W); ancestral locus Anc_2.239), whose translation MFISKRFPKRLLSFPIEILKIKNKMKFSTATVLAYASIVGSNVMGSALPQGHHIHKRAVAVEYVYETVVVDVNGKTLTAAAPQETVAGHVAAIKTAILAPTTTSSSTPVAAPVTDVPTTTTNAAIESKPTTTLVAPTSIQTTTTSSQITTQTSTSTSTTSTLAPKETTSTTSSNNNGGIYGDLSPFSAPTEQFVDGTIPCDQFPSGQGVISVDWLDTNGWSGIENTDKSTGGSCAEGSYCSYACQPGMSKTQWPSEQPADGRSIGGLLCKNGFLYRSNTDSNYLCEWGIEAAEVVSEIDQGVAICRTDYPGTENMVIPTFVEAGNSLPLTVVDQDSYYTWRGMKTSAQYYVNNAGVSVEDGCVWGTDGSGVGNWAPLNFGAGYTNGIGYLSLIPNPNNKSPLNFNVKIVAADDNSVVDGTCYYENGSFVNGEDGCTVAVRSGKAKFVLYN comes from the coding sequence ATGTTTATTTCCAAACGTTTTCCGAAAAGATTACTTTCCTTTCctattgaaatattaaaaataaaaaataaaatgaaattttctaCTGCCACTGTTTTAGCTTACGCTTCTATTGTCGGATCCAACGTTATGGGTTCCGCTTTACCTCAAGGTCATCATATTCATAAGAGAGCTGTCGCTGTCGAATATGTCTATGAAACTGTTGTCGTCGATGTCAACGGTAAAACTTTAACCGCTGCCGCCCCACAAGAAACTGTTGCCGGTCATGTCGCTGCTATCAAGACTGCAATTTTGGctccaacaacaacatcttcttctactCCCGTTGCAGCTCCTGTTACAGATGTCCCAACAACTACTACTAACGCTGCTATTGAATCAAAGCCAACTACGACTTTAGTTGCTCCAACTTCTATTCAAACTACTACCACTTCCTCTCAAATCACCACTCAAACTTCAACTTCAACTTCCACTACCTCCACTTTGGCTCCAAAGGAAACTACCTCTACCACTTCTTCGAACAACAATGGTGGAATCTATGGTGATTTATCTCCATTCTCTGCTCCAACTGAACAATTCGTAGACGGTACTATTCCATGTGACCAATTCCCATCAGGTCAAGGTGTCATCTCAGTAGATTGGTTAGATACCAACGGATGGTCCGGTATTGAAAATACTGACAAATCTACTGGTGGCTCATGTGCTGAAGGTTCCTACTGTTCATACGCTTGTCAACCTGGTATGTCCAAGACTCAATGGCCATCTGAGCAACCTGCTGATGGTAGATCTATCGGTGGGTTACTTTGTAAGAATGGGTTCTTATACCGTTCTAATACTGATTCCAATTATTTATGTGAATGGGGTATTGAAGCTGCTGAAGTCGTCTCTGAAATTGATCAAGGTGTAGCTATTTGTAGAACTGATTACCCAGGTACTGAAAATATGGTCATTCCAACTTTCGTTGAAGCTGGTAATTCTTTACCATTAACTGTTGTGGATCAAGATTCTTATTATACTTGGAGAGGTATGAAGACCTCTGCTCAATATTATGTTAATAATGCTGGTGTTTCCGTTGAAGATGGTTGTGTTTGGGGTACTGATGGTTCCGGTGTGGGTAATTGGGCTCCATTGAATTTCGGAGCTGGTTACACTAATGGTATTGGTTATTTGTCTTTAATTCCAAATCCAAACAATAAATCTCCTTTGAATTTTAACGTTAAGATTGTTGCCGCTGATGATAACTCTGTTGTTGATGGTACTTGTTACTATGAAAATGGTAGCTTTGTTAATGGTGAAGATGGTTGTACCGTTGCTGTTAGATCTGGTAAAGCTAAATTCGTCTTATACAATTAA
- the NDAI0D01010 gene encoding uncharacterized protein (similar to Saccharomyces cerevisiae POG1 (YIL122W); ancestral locus Anc_2.240) — translation MGQLEGQNDNNNNNLPSSSSTAGTTRRSPSPKHDPNVKEQRADSEHSTNTNIPKEDTVKNQNIGEAPIPKHQPTLSSLPFDHRRWILKDLDIDQEVIANIHSFDDETFNKYLSIILEKERKNIEKIKETNLNTLNQIIDKCIQSDDFNARTIENLVEFVASDPKKVKNIPKIPSLTPNKRSRTGSMSPRGHHKSISEIPSNISSQQQTASWFPPQQFQPYQPHISQPYGYFDQNQQMNTDYGNQQRPGLPGPPPQQYLPYQQYQPQQQPQQQQQQQQPFPPHFSSQSNQNFPSQSSNLPGTASTFSQPSSFLQVPHNNQQRFSLIRERLPDESLEHDLSKRPLTNTTTLLGRPPKLNATMRRQQGGHRRSRSAATVLPQISRNNSIGGSMRSPNQSSNNNSNRTPQKPVSFLIHTPKHPPPT, via the coding sequence atgggCCAACTAGAAGGTCAaaacgataataataataataatctacCCTCATCATCGTCTACAGCAGGAACAACAAGGCGATCGCCAAGTCCCAAACATGATCCGAATGTAAAGGAACAACGAGCTGACAGTGAACATTCTACAAATACCAATATACCGAAGGAGGATACAGTTAAGAATCAAAATATCGGAGAAGCTCCAATACCGAAGCACCAACCGacattatcttcattacCATTTGATCATAGAAGATggattttgaaagatttagaCATAGATCAAGAAGTTATCGCTAATATCCattcatttgatgatgaaacttttaataaatatctCAGTATAATATTAGAGAAAGAACGgaagaatattgaaaagattaaagaaacaaacTTGAACACtttgaatcaaataatagATAAATGTATCCAGTCCGATGACTTTAATGCAAGAaccattgaaaatttagTGGAGTTTGTTGCATCAGATCCTAAGAAGGTGAAGAATATACCGAAAATACCATCGCTCACACCAAATAAAAGATCCAGGACGGGCTCCATGAGTCCAAGGGGTCATCATAAATCAATTTCTGAGATACCTTCTAATATATCGtcacaacaacaaactGCTTCATGGTTTCCTCCCCAGCAGTTTCAGCCTTATCAGCCTCATATTTCTCAACCGTATGGATATTTTgatcaaaatcaacaaatGAACACCGACTATGGAAACCAACAAAGACCAGGGCTCCCTGGACCTCCACCACAACAGTATCTACCatatcaacaatatcaaccgcaacaacaaccgcaacaacagcagcagcagcaacagcCTTTCCCTCctcatttttcttcacaATCGAACCAAAATTTCCCTTCTCAAAGTTCGAATTTACCTGGTACCGCAAGTACTTTCTCGCAGCCATCCTCCTTCTTACAAGTACCACACAATAATCAACAACGATTTAGTTTGATACGAGAACGACTTCCCGATGAATCTTTAGAACATGATTTGAGTAAGAGACCTTTAACGAACACAACAACGTTACTGGGAAGGCCACCAAAACTGAACGCAACAATGAGAAGGCAACAAGGTGGGCACCGAAGATCAAGGAGTGCAGCTACTGTACTTCCTCAAATATCACGGAATAATTCCATAGGTGGATCAATGAGATCACCTAATCAAagttctaataataatagtaatagaACGCCTCAGAAACCAGTAAGTTTCCTAATTCATACCCCAAAGCATCCTCCCCCAACATGA